From one Onychomys torridus chromosome 12, mOncTor1.1, whole genome shotgun sequence genomic stretch:
- the LOC118593830 gene encoding tripartite motif-containing protein 43-like translates to MESDISQAFREELTCLICLSYLTDPVTISCGHSFCRACLHLSWEDSQLPVHCPMCREPCQQKEMRTNVVLKKLVSIARQASLMKDLSSEEHKCVTHKETKRIFCVESRIFLCQPCSNSHEHRGHTHCPIEAAADAEMERLLKQMASLWEKIQENEENIQAENRTTTLWMDYVTLREQMIRTEYRELHPFLCEEEAKHIECVRMEGQCGLGKLRKSEAMMVQKSKELRQMYQELMAMSQEPYVVLLQGVDDKVRRSESIQLSMPQGMKPELSALPIIGLTEKYKHIHIDIFFDNISTFHYKMNLFNVLRKFSFGLHSKHTPVTSVGCYLASWASLNFISGNYYWEVELQDSGNWAVGVCTDSWLRNTKQMIDYEGAFLLVCVKEGNHYSLLTTCPVFRHYMEKPLGRVGVFLDCDDGCLSFINLAKSSLIYRYPPGTFKNPVQPFFSSGHEGSTFNPAP, encoded by the coding sequence ATGGAGTCAGACATCTCACAAGCCTTCCGGGAAGAACTCACCTGCCTCATCTGCCTGAGCTACCTTACAGATCCAGTCACCATCAGCTGCGGCCACAGCTTCTGTCGAGCCTGCCTGCACCTATCCTGGGAGGACAGCCAACTTCCAGTCCACTGCCCTATGTGTCGGGAACCGTGCcagcagaaggaaatgagaaCCAACGTTGTTCTGAAGAAGCTGGTGTCCATTGCCAGACAAGCCAGCCTCATGAAggacctgagctctgaggagcaTAAGTGTGTGACCCACAAGGAGACAAAGAGGATCTTCTGTGTTGAGAGCAGGATCTTCCTCTGTCAACCATGCTCTAACTCCCATGAGCACAGAGGTCACACACATTGTCCCATTGAGGCAGCAGCTGACGCTGAAATGGAAAGACTTCTGAAGCAGATGGCATCTCTATGGGAGAAGATCCAAGAAAACGAAGAGAATATCcaggcagagaacagaacaacaacTTTGTGGATGGACTATGTGACTCTGCGGGAACAAATGATCAGGACAGAGTATAGGGAGCTGCATCCATTCCTCTGTGAAGAGGAAGCCAAACATATCGAGTGTGTGAGAATGGAAGGCCAATGTGGtttagggaaactgaggaagagtgAGGCCATGATGGtccaaaagagcaaagaactAAGACAAATGTACCAGGAGCTGATGGCAATGTCTCAGGAGCCATATGTGGTACTGCTCCAGGGTGTGGATGACAAGGTCAGGAGGAGTGAGTCAATTCAGCTGAGCATGCCTCAAGGTATGAAACCTGAACTCAGTGCCCTACCCATCATTGGACTGACTGAAAAGTACAAGCACATCCacattgacattttctttgataaCATAAGTACATTCCATTACAAGATGAACCTATTCAATGTCTTGAGAAAATTCAGCTTTGGACTTCACAGTAAGCATACACCTGTGACTTCTGTTGGATGCTATTTGGCTTCCTGGGCATCCTTGAACTTCATCTCAGGGAACTATTACtgggaggtggagttacaggacTCTGGGAACTGGGCTGTAGGGGTCTGTACAGATTCCTGGTTAAGGAATACCAAACAAATGATTGACTATGAGGGTGcatttcttcttgtgtgtgtgaaggagggtAATCATTACAGTCTCCTCACCACATGCCCCGTATTCCGGCACTATATGGAGAAGCCACTGGGCCGGGTTGGGGTTTTCCTGGATTGTGATGACGGATGTTTAAGTTTCATTAATTTGGCCAAGAGTTCCCTAATATACAGGTACCCCCCTGGTACCTTCAAAAACCCTGTCCAGCCTTTCTTCTCCAGTGGCCATGAGGGGAgtacctttaatccagcaccttAG